Proteins co-encoded in one Pseudorhizobium banfieldiae genomic window:
- a CDS encoding DUF1127 domain-containing protein, whose amino-acid sequence MRTTRIVELDLAPSQPASRSFYATTIAFAGSIWRVLLNRWASDRLNDLDDRQLDDIGLTRHDVFAATHASRLFDDPAALLAESARRRAVTRFDRIRRN is encoded by the coding sequence ATGCGCACGACCCGGATTGTTGAACTCGACCTCGCCCCGTCGCAGCCGGCGAGCCGCAGCTTCTACGCGACCACCATTGCGTTCGCGGGTTCCATCTGGCGTGTCCTGCTTAACCGTTGGGCATCCGACCGCCTGAACGATCTCGACGACCGTCAGCTCGACGATATCGGCCTGACCCGTCATGACGTCTTTGCCGCGACGCATGCGTCCCGCCTTTTTGATGATCCTGCAGCCTTGCTGGCTGAAAGCGCACGTCGCCGCGCCGTGACCAGGTTCGATCGAATTCGGCGAAACTGA
- a CDS encoding hydrogen peroxide-inducible genes activator, giving the protein MSVTLRQMRYFSALATEKHFGRAAEAVHVSQPALSAQIAGMEHSLGVRLVERSRSGALLTRKGEEVLERVRAILEQVEQLAASTRGSASMLDGAVRIGIIPTVAPYLVPKLVPCLRERHPGMELELREAVTDRLILDLQEGKLDAVVAALPIQAEGLENVSLFFDRFYMAVANNDHTVLMSPMTETQVDADRLLLLEEGHCLRDQALSVCGTARKRSLVNFGATSMATLLQMVSHDMGMTLIPEMAIPTETARNDIRILPFADPAPSREIGLIWRRSSGRRSEMKLLAEAVASCAPGRS; this is encoded by the coding sequence ATGTCTGTTACCCTAAGGCAGATGCGGTATTTCAGTGCACTTGCCACCGAGAAACACTTCGGCCGCGCTGCGGAAGCGGTGCATGTCAGCCAGCCGGCGCTGTCTGCTCAAATCGCCGGCATGGAGCATAGTCTGGGGGTTCGACTGGTAGAGCGCAGCCGCAGCGGCGCACTACTGACGCGCAAGGGCGAAGAGGTCCTTGAGCGGGTCCGCGCCATCCTCGAGCAGGTCGAGCAACTGGCTGCGTCCACCCGCGGCAGCGCCAGCATGCTCGACGGTGCGGTGAGGATCGGCATCATCCCGACGGTAGCGCCCTACCTCGTCCCCAAGCTCGTGCCGTGCCTGCGGGAGCGTCACCCCGGAATGGAGCTTGAGCTGAGGGAGGCGGTGACCGACCGGCTGATCCTCGACCTCCAGGAGGGCAAGCTGGACGCCGTGGTTGCTGCCCTTCCCATCCAAGCGGAAGGGCTGGAGAACGTCTCTCTGTTCTTCGACCGCTTCTACATGGCGGTAGCCAACAACGATCATACGGTCCTCATGTCACCAATGACGGAGACGCAGGTCGACGCGGACAGGTTGCTCCTGCTCGAGGAAGGCCACTGCCTGCGTGATCAGGCGCTTTCCGTCTGCGGCACGGCCCGCAAGCGCAGCCTCGTCAACTTCGGTGCGACATCCATGGCGACGCTCCTGCAGATGGTGTCGCACGACATGGGCATGACGCTGATCCCGGAGATGGCGATCCCGACGGAGACCGCCCGCAACGACATCCGAATCCTGCCGTTTGCGGACCCCGCCCCCTCCCGTGAAATCGGGCTGATCTGGCGCCGGTCGAGCGGCCGACGCAGCGAAATGAAGCTGCTGGCCGAGGCCGTGGCCAGTTGTGCGCCGGGAAGAAGCTGA
- the katA gene encoding catalase KatA: MSDRPTMTTTAGAPIPDNQNTMTAGPRGGVMLQDYQLIEKLAHQNRERIPERVVHAKGWGAYGTLKITGDISKYTKAKCLQPGAETPMLARFSTVAGELGAADHERDVRGFALKFYTPEGNWDLVGNNTPVFFIRDPLKFPDFIHTQKRHPRTNLRSATAMWDFWSLSPESLHQVTILMSDRGLPVDPMHMNGYGSHTYSFWNDAGERYWVKFHFKTQQGHKHFTNEEGEALIGKTREGYQEALFGGIERGEFPRWKVQVQIMTEEQAENTSYSPFDLTKVWPHAEFPPIDIGIMELNRNADNYFAEIEQAAFSPSNIVPGISHSPDKMLQARVFSYADAHRYRLGTHYENIPVNQPRCPVHHYHRDGQMNTYGGLRTGNPDAYYEPNSVNGPFEDASSKEPPLKISGDMARYNHREGNDDYSQPRALFNLFDEGQKGRLFSNIAAAMGGVPGEIVERQLAHFKLVHPDYEAGVRAALERLHGYKADTISAQPTAAE, translated from the coding sequence ATGTCCGATCGTCCGACGATGACGACCACGGCCGGTGCGCCGATACCGGATAACCAGAACACGATGACGGCGGGGCCGCGCGGCGGCGTCATGCTGCAGGACTACCAGCTGATCGAGAAGCTGGCCCACCAGAACCGCGAGCGCATCCCGGAGCGCGTCGTGCACGCCAAGGGCTGGGGCGCCTATGGTACGCTGAAGATCACCGGCGATATCTCGAAGTACACCAAGGCGAAATGCCTGCAGCCGGGCGCGGAAACGCCGATGCTGGCCCGCTTCTCGACCGTTGCCGGTGAACTCGGCGCCGCCGACCACGAACGCGACGTCCGCGGCTTTGCGCTGAAGTTCTACACCCCAGAGGGCAACTGGGATCTCGTCGGCAACAACACGCCGGTCTTCTTCATCCGCGACCCGCTGAAGTTCCCCGACTTCATCCATACTCAGAAGCGTCACCCACGCACCAACCTGCGCTCCGCGACCGCCATGTGGGACTTCTGGTCGCTGTCGCCGGAAAGCCTGCACCAGGTCACGATCCTGATGTCGGACCGCGGCCTGCCGGTCGATCCGATGCACATGAATGGCTACGGTTCGCACACCTATTCCTTCTGGAACGATGCTGGCGAACGCTACTGGGTGAAGTTCCACTTCAAGACCCAGCAGGGCCACAAGCACTTCACCAACGAGGAAGGCGAAGCCCTCATCGGCAAGACCCGCGAAGGATACCAGGAAGCTCTGTTCGGTGGCATCGAGCGTGGCGAGTTCCCGCGCTGGAAGGTGCAGGTCCAGATCATGACGGAGGAGCAGGCGGAAAACACCTCCTACAGCCCCTTCGACCTCACCAAGGTCTGGCCGCATGCGGAGTTCCCGCCGATCGACATCGGCATCATGGAACTGAACCGCAATGCGGACAACTATTTCGCCGAAATCGAGCAGGCCGCGTTCTCGCCGTCGAACATCGTACCCGGCATCAGCCATTCGCCGGACAAGATGCTGCAGGCTCGCGTGTTCTCGTATGCCGATGCCCACCGCTACCGCCTCGGCACGCACTATGAGAACATCCCGGTCAACCAGCCGCGTTGCCCGGTTCATCACTACCACCGCGATGGCCAGATGAACACCTATGGCGGCCTGCGCACCGGTAACCCGGATGCCTATTACGAGCCGAACTCGGTCAACGGCCCGTTCGAGGACGCATCCTCCAAGGAGCCGCCGCTGAAGATTTCCGGCGACATGGCCCGCTACAATCATCGCGAAGGCAACGACGATTACTCGCAGCCGCGGGCGCTCTTCAACCTCTTCGACGAAGGCCAGAAGGGACGCCTGTTCTCCAACATTGCCGCGGCAATGGGCGGCGTGCCGGGCGAGATTGTTGAGCGGCAGCTGGCGCACTTCAAGCTTGTGCACCCGGACTACGAAGCCGGCGTACGCGCTGCACTGGAGCGGCTGCACGGCTACAAGGCCGACACGATTTCGGCACAGCCCACCGCCGCCGAGTAA
- a CDS encoding dienelactone hydrolase family protein, protein MEKPTITQAMINAYDEYTHLTLDRRSFMEKLTALAGSGAAAAAVAPLLAANGAKAQVVAETDERLAAEDITYPGAEGEMKGYLVRPKDAGGDLPGVIVIHENRGLNAHIRDVARRMALEGFVALAPDFLSPQGGTPADEDQARQMFSGMDLDAAAANGEATRAYLAGLDGTNGKVGAVGFCWGGGMVNRMATRSPELGAGVAYYGSQPPVEDVSAIEAPLMLHYAGLDERINAGIDAYKQALEENDKTFEIHVYEGVNHAFNNDTSAARYDKAAADLAWSRTVEFFKEHLS, encoded by the coding sequence ATGGAAAAGCCGACGATCACCCAGGCGATGATCAACGCCTATGATGAATACACCCACCTCACGCTTGATCGCCGCAGCTTCATGGAGAAGCTGACGGCATTGGCCGGCTCGGGCGCAGCCGCCGCCGCCGTTGCACCGCTGCTGGCAGCCAATGGCGCGAAGGCGCAAGTGGTCGCCGAGACAGACGAGCGTCTGGCGGCAGAAGACATCACCTATCCAGGCGCGGAAGGCGAGATGAAGGGCTATCTCGTCCGCCCCAAGGATGCGGGCGGCGACCTGCCTGGCGTCATCGTCATCCATGAGAACCGGGGTCTGAACGCCCATATCCGCGATGTTGCGCGGCGCATGGCGCTCGAAGGCTTCGTCGCCCTGGCGCCGGATTTCCTGTCGCCGCAGGGCGGCACGCCGGCAGATGAGGATCAGGCGCGGCAGATGTTCAGCGGGATGGATCTCGACGCCGCTGCCGCGAATGGCGAAGCGACGCGCGCCTATCTCGCGGGTCTCGACGGAACCAATGGTAAGGTCGGTGCAGTCGGCTTCTGCTGGGGCGGCGGAATGGTAAACCGGATGGCGACCCGTTCGCCGGAACTGGGGGCCGGCGTCGCCTATTACGGTTCGCAGCCGCCTGTCGAGGACGTGTCGGCTATCGAGGCGCCGCTGATGCTGCACTATGCGGGGCTCGACGAGCGGATCAACGCCGGGATCGACGCCTACAAGCAAGCGCTGGAGGAGAACGACAAGACCTTCGAGATTCACGTCTATGAAGGCGTCAACCATGCCTTCAACAACGATACCTCTGCGGCACGCTACGATAAGGCTGCGGCGGATCTTGCCTGGAGCCGGACGGTGGAGTTCTTCAAGGAGCACCTGTCCTGA
- a CDS encoding MAPEG family protein, which translates to MTFSTMMIWPMIAHAVLVFGLYFLLSNRRIGAVRAGTAKAEQFKDNREEPAESLLIHNNIKNQFELPVLFHAVCLALYVTTADNVVTALLAWAFVLSRYVHAYVHITSNRLRHRRPIWITGFFILILLWLWLAVWLALS; encoded by the coding sequence ATGACCTTCAGCACTATGATGATCTGGCCGATGATTGCCCACGCGGTCTTGGTCTTCGGCCTCTACTTCCTTCTCTCCAACCGTCGCATCGGCGCCGTGCGTGCGGGCACCGCCAAGGCGGAGCAGTTCAAGGACAACCGCGAGGAGCCGGCCGAAAGCCTGCTCATCCACAACAACATCAAGAACCAGTTCGAGCTTCCGGTCCTGTTCCATGCCGTGTGCCTGGCACTTTATGTGACGACGGCGGACAATGTGGTGACGGCGCTGCTGGCCTGGGCCTTCGTCCTGTCGCGTTACGTCCACGCCTACGTCCACATCACCAGCAACCGGCTTCGCCACCGCCGGCCGATCTGGATAACAGGCTTCTTCATTCTCATCCTGCTCTGGCTGTGGCTTGCCGTCTGGCTCGCCCTTTCCTGA
- a CDS encoding LysR substrate-binding domain-containing protein yields the protein MTAPLDIDQLHTFLAIVDTGSFTKAADRVFKTQSAVSMQMRRLEERIGKQLFAKDGRGNRLTAEGEKLLNYARRIIRLNNEAIAAFDDNRLEGTLRIGTPDDYADRYMPEIIGRFAKTHPNVELYIVCENSSSLAERMARGELDIALVTHNPRARISDVVRTEPLCWVASANHPLREDAPVPLAVGRRDCLWRQLACSALDADGREYQVLFTSWSSTVVAAAVLAGMAVSVLPESALRPGMKVLTSGDGFPPLPPVQIGLMKRPGLSPSLMNAITDHIAACLDNISPAVVPDDLDSEPKGIGRSLKVRAGQMATSW from the coding sequence ATGACCGCTCCACTCGATATCGATCAGCTTCACACCTTCCTCGCCATCGTCGACACCGGCAGCTTCACGAAGGCAGCCGATCGCGTGTTCAAGACGCAGTCGGCGGTTTCCATGCAGATGAGGCGGCTGGAGGAACGGATCGGCAAGCAGCTCTTCGCCAAGGACGGGCGCGGCAATCGCCTCACTGCCGAGGGCGAGAAGCTGCTCAACTACGCGCGCCGCATCATCCGGCTGAACAACGAGGCGATCGCCGCCTTCGACGACAACCGACTGGAAGGAACGCTGCGGATTGGCACGCCGGACGACTACGCCGACCGCTACATGCCGGAGATCATCGGACGCTTTGCCAAGACGCATCCGAACGTCGAGCTCTATATCGTCTGCGAGAACTCCTCGAGCCTCGCAGAGCGGATGGCCCGGGGGGAACTGGACATCGCACTGGTGACGCATAACCCGCGTGCACGGATCTCGGACGTCGTTCGCACGGAACCCCTGTGCTGGGTCGCCTCGGCGAACCATCCGCTGCGCGAGGACGCGCCGGTTCCGCTTGCTGTCGGACGACGCGACTGCCTGTGGCGTCAGCTCGCCTGCTCGGCGCTCGATGCCGATGGACGGGAATACCAGGTTCTGTTCACGAGCTGGTCATCGACCGTGGTCGCGGCCGCCGTGCTGGCCGGGATGGCGGTATCCGTGCTGCCGGAATCGGCGCTGCGGCCCGGCATGAAGGTGTTGACCTCGGGCGACGGCTTTCCGCCGCTGCCGCCGGTCCAGATCGGCCTGATGAAGCGGCCGGGCCTGTCGCCTTCTCTGATGAATGCCATCACCGACCACATCGCGGCCTGCCTCGACAACATCTCGCCGGCAGTGGTCCCGGACGACCTCGATTCCGAACCGAAGGGGATCGGTCGCTCCCTCAAGGTCCGGGCCGGGCAGATGGCGACAAGCTGGTAG
- the adhP gene encoding alcohol dehydrogenase AdhP → MSAMMKAAVVREFGKPLVIEEVPIPEPGPGQILVKYEATGVCHTDLHAANGDWPVKPNPPFIPGHEGVGYVAKLGAGVSRIKEGDRIGVPWLHTACGCCTPCRTGWETLCGSQQNTGYSVNGTFAQYGLADPDFVGRLPDKLEFGPAAPVLCAGVTVYKGLKETEVNPGEWVVISGIGGLGHMAVQYAKAMGMHVVAADIFDDKLGLAKSLGADLVVNGRAADAVEQVQKATGGVHGVLVTAVSPQAMEQAYGFLRAKGTMSLVGLPPGYISLPVFDTVLKRITVRGSIVGTRQDLEESLQFAGEGKVASHFSWDKLENINDIFHRMEEGKIDGRIVLDLAA, encoded by the coding sequence ATGTCAGCGATGATGAAAGCCGCCGTGGTCCGCGAATTCGGAAAGCCTCTGGTGATCGAGGAAGTGCCGATCCCGGAGCCCGGTCCCGGACAGATACTCGTCAAGTACGAGGCGACCGGCGTCTGCCATACGGATTTGCATGCCGCTAACGGCGACTGGCCGGTCAAGCCCAATCCGCCGTTCATTCCGGGCCACGAGGGCGTCGGCTATGTCGCCAAGCTCGGTGCCGGCGTCTCCCGCATCAAGGAGGGCGATCGGATCGGCGTTCCGTGGCTGCACACCGCCTGCGGATGCTGCACGCCCTGCCGCACCGGCTGGGAAACGCTGTGCGGCAGCCAGCAGAACACCGGCTACTCCGTCAACGGGACCTTTGCGCAGTACGGGCTCGCAGATCCGGATTTCGTCGGGCGCCTGCCGGACAAGCTCGAGTTCGGCCCTGCGGCCCCGGTCCTCTGCGCTGGCGTCACCGTTTACAAAGGCCTCAAGGAAACCGAGGTCAATCCGGGAGAATGGGTCGTGATCTCCGGCATTGGCGGCCTTGGCCATATGGCCGTCCAGTATGCCAAGGCGATGGGCATGCACGTTGTGGCCGCGGACATATTCGATGACAAGCTGGGTCTGGCGAAGAGCCTTGGTGCTGATCTCGTCGTGAACGGCAGAGCTGCGGATGCCGTCGAGCAGGTCCAGAAGGCAACCGGCGGCGTCCATGGGGTGCTGGTGACGGCGGTCTCGCCCCAGGCCATGGAACAGGCCTACGGCTTCCTGCGCGCCAAGGGCACCATGTCTCTCGTGGGCCTGCCGCCGGGCTATATCTCCCTGCCGGTCTTCGATACCGTACTGAAGCGCATTACGGTGCGTGGTTCGATCGTCGGCACGCGCCAGGATCTCGAGGAATCCCTGCAATTCGCGGGCGAGGGCAAGGTCGCTTCTCATTTCTCCTGGGACAAGCTCGAGAACATCAACGACATCTTCCACCGCATGGAGGAGGGCAAGATCGACGGTCGCATCGTCCTCGATCTCGCCGCCTGA